One region of Wyeomyia smithii strain HCP4-BCI-WySm-NY-G18 chromosome 3, ASM2978416v1, whole genome shotgun sequence genomic DNA includes:
- the LOC129726414 gene encoding dihydropteridine reductase: MSNGKVLIYGGRGALGAACVQHFKNNNWWISCIDLAENEAADVNIVVNRDDDWIAQEKNVLSKVESSLNGDKLDAVICVAGGWAGGNASKDLAKNADLMWKQSVWSSAISATVGANYLKSGGLLALTGANPALSGTPGMIGYGMAKAAVHQLTKSLAGKDSGLPDNSLVVSILPVTLDTPMNRKWMPTADFGTWTPLEFVADLFLKWTKGESRPTNGSLVRLITKESKTELVMAD, translated from the exons ATGAGTAATGGAAAAGTTTTAATCTATGGCGGACGTGGAGCGCTAGGTGCCGCCTGTGTTCAGCACTTCAAAAACAACAATTGG TGGATCAGTTGTATCGATCTAGCAGAAAACGAAGCCGCGGATGTCAATATTGTTGTGAACCGTGATGATGACTGGATTGCCCAGGAAAAGAATGTGCTTTCGAAGGTGGAATCGTCACTGAATGGAGATAAGCTGGATGCTGTGATCTGTGTTGCTGGGGGCTGGGCTGGAGGCAACGCATCAAAAGATCTTGCCAAAAATGCGGATCTTATGTGGAAACAATCAGTTTGGTCGTCCGCTATCTCGGCTACGGTCGGTGCAAACTATCTCAAGAGTGGTGGCCTTTTGGCCTTGACTGGTGCTAATCCGGCCTTATCTGGTACCCCTGGTATGATTGGCTATGGAATGGCGAAAGCAGCTGTGCACCAGCTCACGAAAAGTTTGGCCGGAAAAGATTCTGGCTTGCCAGACAATTCGTTGGTGGTGTCTATTCTGCCAGTGACACTAGATACTCCGATGAACCGTAAATGGATGCCAACCGCTGATTTTGGAACTTGGACTCCTCTGGAATTTGTGGCGGA CCTGTTTCTCAAATGGACCAAAGGCGAGAGCCGCCCTACAAACGGAAGTCTTGTGAGACTGATAACTAAGGAATCTAAAACCGAGTTAGTTATGGCTGATTAG